The window AGCGAAAAAATGGCCACCCACCCTTGAGTAGCTACATTATTCAGCTTTCACCGTTAACAGAAGAACTGCCGCTGCCGGAGCTAGACGAGCCGGGATGGTGCTATTAGTTCTTCCGAATTGGAATTTGAATATCGCTCCGCTTTAGGGCATCGGGCACATAGGGGCCATCGTAAAAGAAGCGGCGGGGCGGCCCTGCCACTGCATACTCAGGATGCGCTGCTAACCAGGCTTGCAGCTGTTGAATGCCGCTGGTGTAGACCTCGTAGTCATAGCCGCCCCTAACGCCAACACTCACCACCGTCATGGGCGAAATGTCTTCTACTTGCACGTTTTGGGCGATTTCCTGGGGCACGATATCTAAACTACGGTACAAAAACGAAACCGATGCGTCCCCTTCGCTCACCGCACCAGCCTCAAGGGTCGTAGTCGGGTAGCGCGTTTCTACCGGAGCCGTCATTGAAATATCGTTGCTGCTAATGTGACGAAAGAGCGGCGAGAAGCCTTGGGAGGGCGCGTTAGCTAAATCTCCCGTGACCTGCACCGTAGCGGCCCGATAGTCGGGATACTGCTTGATTTCAATTTCCCCATCCGCCGTTGGTGGCGGAAAGCCTACGGGCAGCGGTGCAGAGGCTTTGCTGTAGGCCCAAAGAAGCAGCGCCCCCACCCCGATTGCCACAACCCCCACAATTAGCAGACTCTGGCCCAGTTTCATAAAGACGGCTCGACACAGCTATAGCTTCAGTGTAACGACCTCCTCGAAGGCCTTCTTCGATAGGGGTTAACCCGCTGCGGC is drawn from Leptolyngbya subtilissima AS-A7 and contains these coding sequences:
- a CDS encoding heme-binding protein — its product is MKLGQSLLIVGVVAIGVGALLLWAYSKASAPLPVGFPPPTADGEIEIKQYPDYRAATVQVTGDLANAPSQGFSPLFRHISSNDISMTAPVETRYPTTTLEAGAVSEGDASVSFLYRSLDIVPQEIAQNVQVEDISPMTVVSVGVRGGYDYEVYTSGIQQLQAWLAAHPEYAVAGPPRRFFYDGPYVPDALKRSDIQIPIRKN